One stretch of Pomacea canaliculata isolate SZHN2017 linkage group LG1, ASM307304v1, whole genome shotgun sequence DNA includes these proteins:
- the LOC112562991 gene encoding mono [ADP-ribose] polymerase PARP16-like, whose translation MMDVSREELKQIILGRIRQDPLAADLRWSFFLSALQSYRCDSVLRPFPPRYIDDDGEKRTDTLKAVADEIPGIFQLSAEINYISDEALELLAWALDNSLFQILTLNKSEFRNIQMKTGHVTSVPEPSFVFEVLHGQTPEQKFESLLNGRKLMYAYHGSRIENFHSILHSGLANHMNKVSLFGKGIYLSSELAVSLMYSPGGQGWSESQLGPNLGCVAVCQLIDDPSVKCTVKEDDMTEPSTSKNRARASESQAGDVPERYYVVENNEMVRIKYLLVYCEPTTTHRERSLHAVPWYRRNRFAVLMTLYLCVLLVIGLWSSRTFSVFLRKFLYSVGFS comes from the exons ATGATGGATGTATCCAGAGAAGAACTAAAGCAAATAATTCTTGGGAGAATTAGGCAGGATCCATTAGCTGCTGATTTGCGCTGGAGTTTCTTTTTATCAGCACTTCAAAGTTACCGCTGCGATTCTGTTTTGCGCCCCTTTCCACCTCGATATATTGATGATGACGGAGAAAAACGAACAGATACTTTG aagGCTGTAGCAGATGAGATTCCAGGAATTTTTCAGCTGTCTGCAGAAATCAATTACATCTCTGATGAAGCCCTTGAACTGCTTGCCTGGGCACTGGATAATTCATTATTCCAGATTTTGACGCTAAATAAGTCAGAG TTTAGAAATATCCAGATGAAAACTGGCCATGTCACATCAGTGCCAGAACCCAGTTTTGTGTTTGAGGTGCTGCATGGGCAGACACCAGAACAGAAGTTTGAATCACTGCTGAATGGTCGAAAACTTATGTATGCTTATCATGGTAGCCGCATTGAAAACTTTCACTCAATCCTTCACAGTGGTCTTGCCAACCATATGAACAAA GTATCCCTGTTTGGTAAAGGCATCTATCTGTCTAGTGAGCTAGCAGTGTCTTTGATGTACAGCCCTGGGGGGCAGGGCTGGTCAGAGAGTCAGCTGGGACCCAATCTGGGATGTGTCGCTGTTTGCCAGCTCATTGATGATCCTAGTGTCAAATGCACTGTGAAGGAAGATGACATGACAG AGCCATCAACTTCAAAGAATCGAGCTCGAGCATCAGAAAGCCAGGCTGGCGATGTACCAGAAAGATATTATGTGGTGGAGAACAATGAAATGGTTAGGATAAAGTACTTGCTGGTATACTGTGAGCCAACCACGACACATCGAGAAAG ATCCTTGCATGCAGTTCCTTGGTATCGGAGGAACAGGTTTGCAGTGTTGATGACCTTGTATTTATGTGTTCTTCTTGTTATAGGATTATGGAGCTCAAggactttctctgtttttctcagaAAATTCCTTTACTCTGTAGGGTTTTCATGA
- the LOC112572644 gene encoding uncharacterized protein LOC112572644 isoform X2, producing the protein MYESLPRNKQKIFKQNSAPSLWTPSTTVDRDFSRWRGFCDKNVEPRSSGGAHDGNNSPSSLDRKSQKSQKKKNHPGSASNIQWSFLDNRSSPRHREPIWDAFKNVEKKIPPKLREESLEAVGNDFPSDVKPVSADSDISLADCDARSATIGETLDTANDADTISVLSEYGETEPSGDNPLPYNRDSFRRTRITASSSLDHVLHFVMEDPSGTRPAQGLHPGLTCCFRHFCAYFLPHQSLRGQTEKIDYASAKLLKKLFALEKVGVLTLKNGTKTSLDHSGSDSLFSRLHFSSEDLRLLFPSSWDLRKCVCTTTSDACHAHDSDLQCHFHHDVCSESFSNKKIDIEQGRNGFPREKGLSKSRLQSSTHLPTELSHLPNSALVTDGKKQKDLNGNDSTPEGKKENRPEARRFGCDYSDHLHVPIPASFLDVSCHKDTTECLHHSYVNETEEYVKLADKNQRETGTKHTSTCNIHLQETSGAHRTKVAYFQDSISESDDDSILQTTTDMSKRVAARTDVEDFLDNNNYLEGVDMCTSPGCERCREMETVQAFPGTCGSRNGEPKRDQRKMPLTVTLTEVCQETCIFHNQALFQSLVDSSKRTDELSSLDGSGDMMTASLLAGKQQLRDSPFSPGEFSSNTAPTHNASVVLRADDLNAPAYLQRYLEEAQSQYLANKGTSDVAHISGSGNFPSGDASLHVDDDLLDENFIREQIAAVDAACEDAMRRQASCNSGGSSSKKMKKSKKDKNRSKEKKSSKADSGSATGSKKNKSIRASIEDIDAEEDEGGAWPGSCDSRVNPGGLSIVQVGGITTDDPAFEMIVSDDSYEEIPYATRRRQRLRESGLDGWKDETPSSLRNRIIKAALCTFLILFVIGLIIGLAIHFTGSSAKTIDSESSALANVNGYPAGGFPLQRAIRR; encoded by the exons ATGTACGAGAGCCTCCCTCGCAACAAACAAAAGATCTTCAAGCAAAACTCCGCCCCTTCTCTCTGGACTCCAAGCACCACAGTGGATCGAGATTTTTCGAGATGGCGTGGGTTTTGCGACAAAAACGTTGAGCCACGGTCTAGCGGTGGTGCCCATGATGGCAACAACAGCCCAAGCTCCCTGGACAGAAAATCGCAGAAAtctcagaagaagaagaaccaTCCTGGGAGTGCCAGTAACATTCAGTGGTCATTTCTTGATAATCGATCGTCGCCGAGACATCGCGAACCTATATGGGATGCGTTCAAGAACgtagagaaaaaaatccccCCCAAGCTCCGCGAGGAGTCGCTGGAGGCGGTTGGGAATGACTTCCCAAGTGACGTCAAGCCTGTATCGGCCGACAGTGACATTAGCTTAGCCGACTGTGATGCGAGGTCAGCCACCATAGGGGAAACCCTCGACACTGCCAACGACGCTGACACCATCAGTGTTCTGTCAGAATACGGTGAGACTGAGCCGTCGGGAGACAACCCTTTGCCTTATAACCGTGACTCGTTCCGCCGAACACGCATCACCGCCTCGTCCTCCCTCGACCACGTCCTCCACTTCGTGATGGAAGACCCCAGTGGAACACGTCCTGCTCAGGGCCTGCATCCGGGGCTCACGTGCTGCTTCAGACACTTCTgtgcctacttcctgcctcatCAGTCCTTGCGTGGACAGACTGAGAAGATTGACTATGCTAGCgcaaagcttttaaaaaaattgtttgcccTGGAAAAAGTTGGGGTGCTTACCCTGAAAAATGGAACGAAGACTTCTCTAGATCATTCAGGCAGTGACTCACTGTTCAGTCGCTTGCACTTCAGTAGCGAGGACCTTCGCCTGCTATTTCCTTCTAGTTGGGACTTGAGGAAGTGTGTTTGCACAACCACATCAGATGCGTGTCATGCGCATGACAGTGATTTGCAGTGTCATTTTCACCACGACGTGTGCAGTGAGAGCTTCAGCAACAAAAAGATTGATATTGAACAAGGAAGGAACGGATTCCCTCGCGAGAAAGGTTTGTCCAAGAGCCGCCTGCAGTCCAGCACGCACTTACCCACTGAACTTAGCCACTTGCCCAACTCAGCATTGGTCACAGACGGGAAAAAGCAGAAGGACTTGAATGGTAATGACAGTACGccagaaggaaagaaggagaaCAGACCAGAAGCGAGGAGGTTCGGCTGTGACTACAGTGACCACCTACATGTACCTATCCCAGCATCATTTTTAGATGTTTCTTGCCATAAAGATACCACAGAGTGCCTTCACCATAGTTACGTCAACGAGACAGAAGAATACGTGAAACTAGCTGACAAGAATCAAAGAGAAACTGGAACCAAGCATACCTCGACTTGCAATATTCATCTACAAGAGACTTCTGGAGCTCATAGAACCAAAGTTGCTTATTTTCAGGATTCTATCTCCGAAAGTGATGATGACTCAATATTACAAACCACCACTGACATGAGCAAACGAGTGGCGGCCAGGACAGATGTCGAGGATTTTCTGGACAACAACAATTACTTGGAAGGAGTGGACATGTGCACGTCACCAGGGTGTGAGAGGTGTCGCGAGATGGAGACGGTGCAAGCTTTCCCAGGTACGTGTGGCAGCCGTAACGGAGAGCCCAAGCGAGACCAGCGGAAGATGCCACTGACCGTAACCCTCACTGAGGTGTGCCAAGAAACGTGCATTTTTCACAATCAGGCTTTATTCCAAAGTCTGGTGGACAGCAGCAAGCGAACGGACGAGCTCAGTAGCCTTGATGGCTCTGGGGACATGATGACGGCATCACTTTTGGCTGGTAAGCAGCAGCTCAGAGACTCGCCTTTTAGCCCCGGAGAGTTCAGCTCTAATACAGCACCGACACACAACGCGTCAGTTGTTCTACGG GCAGATGATCTAAACGCACCTGCCTACCTTCAGCGATACCTGGAGGAAGCTCAGAGCCAATACCTGGCAAACAAGGGCACCAGCGACGTCGCCCACATCAGTGGCTCTGGAAACTTCCCATCGGGCGACGCCAGCCTACACGTTGATGACGACCTTCTGGATGAGAATTTTATCAGAGAACAGATCGCCGCCGTTGACGCCGCATGTGAGGACGCCATGCGACGCCAGGCAAGTTGCAACAgcggcggcagcagcagcaagaagatgaagaagagcaagaaagacaaaaaccgGTCCAAGGAGAAGAAATCCTCAAAGGCAGACAGCGGTTCCGCCACAGGGTCCAAGAAAAACAAGTCTATCCGCGCCAGCATCGAGGACATCGACGCCGAGGAAGACGAGGGTGGCGCGTGGCCCGGAAGCTGTGACTCCAGGGTTAACCCCGGCGGTCTGAGCATCGTGCAGGTGGGCGGCATCACGACCGACGACCCGGCCTTCGAGATGATCGTCTCCGATGATTCTTACGAG GAAATCCCATACGCCACACGCAGACGCCAGCGCCTGCGGGAATCCGGCCTAGACGGCTGGAAGGACGAGACTCCCTCGTCACTGAGAAACCGCATCATAAAAGCTGCCCTCTGCACCTTCCTCATTCTCTTTGTCATCGGCCTCATCATCGGTCTTGCCATTCACTTTACTGGCTCCAGCGCCAAGACTATCGACTCGGAGAGTTCGGCGCTTGCCAATGTCAATGGCTACCCTGCTGGAGGGTTTCCTCTGCAAAGGGCAATACGCCGATGA
- the LOC112562985 gene encoding armadillo repeat-containing protein 6-like, with amino-acid sequence MAKQITQQTFDNVVKENIEEFDMTPEEAVQDAVQQFEIQGINLDNIVKDPTLYGQGNGIGGSGDITSVHPVLEAFQKLNLQLERGQPDFKIISSSLEKIRDECNIDLAHRCLAGNHQAYSSLMKTLHMFSTDISITKAVLQSFCALLNGQPDLLEEDGSSHFVKLLDSFKSDCEILELVVKVIRLCCVKHEINRQTFVGKNVIVLLTELLTLHQSVPSLVKEICFTLRVFTFDDDVRVPFGKAHEHAKMIVTEGCALKAILKICEVYAHNVNVLGELFLTLGSLAVRDEFCKEVLNLGGVNLILQAFEHNIGDKAIVRQALVVLKSLAGSDDVKLAAVKLNAVELVVAAMTKHANNAAIAEVGCGVLVALTLRNPEHCARVIECKGHETVVQVMKIHAQEAGVQKQCCMALRNLVVRTREYNPLILELGAESLLNKAIANHKSCEDEAKAALRDLDCAVQLKELWTGQKGSLQQ; translated from the exons ATGGCTAAGCAAATAACACAGCAGACTTTTGATAATgttgtaaaagaaaacatcgaAGAATTTGATATGACGCCAGAAGAGGCAGTTCAAGATGCTGTTCAGCAGTTCGAAATTCAG GGTATTAACCTAGACAACATAGTGAAAGATCCAACTCTGTATGGCCAAGGCAATGGCATTGGTGGATCAGGGGATATCACTTCAGTTCATCCTGTGTTAGAAGCATTTCAGAAGCTAAACCTTCAGCTGGAGAGAGGACAACCAGATTTCAaaatcatcagcagcagccttGAGAAAATACGCGATGAATGCAATATTGATCTTGCACACAGATGTCTTGCAGGGAACCACCAGGCTTACTCATCTCTAATGAAAACTTTGCACATGTTTTCTACAGACATTTCCATAACTAAAGCGGTGCTTCAGTCATTCTGTGCATTGTTAAATGGTCAGCCAGATCTCTTAGAAGAAGATGGAAGCTCCCATTTTGTGAAGCTTCTTGACAGTTTTAAATCCGACTGCGAGATTCTTGAGCTGGTTGTTAAAGTGATTCGTCTTTGCTGTGTGAAACATGAGATTAATCGTCAGACATTTGTGGGGAAGAATGTAATTGTCCTGTTGACAGAGCTCTTAACACTTCACCAGTCAGTGCCATCTCTCGTGAAAGAAATCTGTTTTACTTTACGTGTTTTTACATTTGATGATGACGTTCGTGTCCCATTTGGTAAGGCCCATGAACATGCAAAGATGATTGTCACTGAAGGATGTGCTTTGAAGGCCATTCTCAAGATCTGTGAAG TGTATGCTCACAATGTGAATGTGCTTGGAGAACTTTTTTTGACACTTGGAAGTCTAGCAGTGAGAGATGAGTTCTGTAAAGAGGTTCTCAACCTAGGAGGCGTGAATCTCATTCTGCAAGCCTTTGAACACAACATAGGAGACAAG GCAATAGTGCGGCAGGCATTAGTGGTACTGAAGTCTCTCGCTGGCAGTGATGATGTCAAACTGGCAGCAGTGAAGCTTAATGCCGTGGAGCTGGTGGTGGCAGCTATGACAAAGCATGCCAACAATGCTGCTATTGCTGAGGTTGGATGTGGTGTGCTAGTGGCTTTAACTTTGAGGAATCCTGAACATTGTGCACGAGTCATTGAATGCAAAGGTCATGAAACAGTGGTGCAGGTCATGAAGATACATGCACAAGAAGCTGGAGtacag AAACAGTGCTGCATGGCACTAAGGAACCTGGTCGTCCGAACGCGAGAGTATAATCCACTCATTTTGGAATTGGGTGCTGAATCTCTGTTGAATAAGGCAATTGCCAACCACAAGAGCTGTGAGGATGAGGCCAAGGCAGCCCTCAGGGACTTGGACTGTGCAGTGCAACTAAAGGAGCTTTGGACTGGACAAAAGGGATCTCTTCAGCAATAA
- the LOC112562998 gene encoding protein obstructor-E-like, with the protein MLALALIFAAAISVQAADYYDSELCGNIQPGLWVRDPQNCMIAHQCGFDGEITQSVRCNASQVWSKLASSCVWEWDPDRDDCNGSPQVPMPNDPRCVKKTGNNPDPDDCSRFVSCANGTLIAIQRCGDGTLYWPKNNTCEFAQAVVQDCGNRKVPDTIVIPQDDPLCRDDGQVPDPESCRHFILCQHGRRTQRLQCPHGTSFSGQSRKCEWSSEVKC; encoded by the exons ATGCTGGCTCTAGCTCTCATCTTTGCTGCGGCAATCAGCGTCCAGGCTGCCGACTACTACGACTCCGAACTGTGCGGCAACATCCAGCCAGGACTGTGG GTGCGTGACCCACAAAACTGTATGATCGCTCATCAGTGTGGCTTCGATGGGGAGATCACACAGTCAGTTCGGTGCAACGCCAGTCAAGTGTGGTCCAAACTTGCTTCCTCCTGCGTCTGGGAATGGGACCCTGACAGGGATGATTGTAACGGCTCACCCCAGGTTCCCATGCCTA ACGATCCTCGCTGCGTGAAGAAGACTGGCAACAACCCTGACCCTGATGACTGCTCACGCTTCGTGTCCTGCGCCAACGGCACCCTGATCGCCATCCAGCGCTGTGGGGACGGTACCCTGTACTGGCCCAAGAACAACACCTGTGAGTTCGCACAGGCGGTCGTGCAGGACTGTGGCAACCGCAAGGTCCCAGACACCATCGTCATCC CACAAGACGACCCTCTGTGTCGTGACGACGGCCAGGTGCCAGACCCCGAGAGCTGCCGGCACTTCATCCTGTGCCAACATGGCCGCCGCACCCAGCGCCTCCAGTGTCCGCACGGCACCTCCTTCTCCGGCCAGTCCCGCAAATGCGAATGGAGCTCCGAAGTGAAATGCTAG
- the LOC112563008 gene encoding adenylate kinase isoenzyme 6-like → MASTGPRGPNILITGTPGTGKTTLASELAQRTGLNYIDVSQLATEQELFDGYDDELQCPILDDDRVVDELEEEMSKGGNIVDYHGCEFFPERWFDIVFVLRTDNSVLYERLQQRGYTGKKLESNIECEIFQTVLDEAKESYRPEIVHELQSNTSEQLEDNLEKVLAWIAMWQPTPVT, encoded by the exons ATGGCATCGACAGGGCCACGTGGGCCAAACATACTTATCACAG GTACACCTGGAACAGGTAAAACAACTCTTGCCTCCGAATTAGCACAGCGTACAGGTTTAAATTACATTGATGTCAGCCAGTTGGCAACAGAACAGGAGCTTTTTGATGGTTATGATGATGAACTTCAGTGTCCGATTCTAGACGATGATAGA GTTGTGGATGAACTAGAAGAAGAAATGTCTAAAGGAGGAAACATTGTAGATTATCATGGCTGTGAATTTTTCCCTGAACGATGGTTTGACATTGTGTTTGTTCTGCGCACAGACAACTCTGTATTATATGAAAGGCTCCAGCAGAG AGGGTATACAGGAAAAAAGTTGGAGTCCAACATAGAATGTGAAATTTTTCAAACAGTTCTTGATGAAGCTAAGGAGTCATATCGTCCAGAAATTGTTCATGAGCTCCAGTCTAACACATCTGAGCAGCTGGAAGACAACTTGGAAAAGGTGTTAGCATGGATAGCCATGTGGCAGCCAACCCCAGTAACCTAG
- the LOC112572644 gene encoding uncharacterized protein LOC112572644 isoform X1, translated as MAEALQQEWHGGPISERRLRGVKINPIYQESDRNVTNKDKDTQSESALPIGEIQIEMYESLPRNKQKIFKQNSAPSLWTPSTTVDRDFSRWRGFCDKNVEPRSSGGAHDGNNSPSSLDRKSQKSQKKKNHPGSASNIQWSFLDNRSSPRHREPIWDAFKNVEKKIPPKLREESLEAVGNDFPSDVKPVSADSDISLADCDARSATIGETLDTANDADTISVLSEYGETEPSGDNPLPYNRDSFRRTRITASSSLDHVLHFVMEDPSGTRPAQGLHPGLTCCFRHFCAYFLPHQSLRGQTEKIDYASAKLLKKLFALEKVGVLTLKNGTKTSLDHSGSDSLFSRLHFSSEDLRLLFPSSWDLRKCVCTTTSDACHAHDSDLQCHFHHDVCSESFSNKKIDIEQGRNGFPREKGLSKSRLQSSTHLPTELSHLPNSALVTDGKKQKDLNGNDSTPEGKKENRPEARRFGCDYSDHLHVPIPASFLDVSCHKDTTECLHHSYVNETEEYVKLADKNQRETGTKHTSTCNIHLQETSGAHRTKVAYFQDSISESDDDSILQTTTDMSKRVAARTDVEDFLDNNNYLEGVDMCTSPGCERCREMETVQAFPGTCGSRNGEPKRDQRKMPLTVTLTEVCQETCIFHNQALFQSLVDSSKRTDELSSLDGSGDMMTASLLAGKQQLRDSPFSPGEFSSNTAPTHNASVVLRADDLNAPAYLQRYLEEAQSQYLANKGTSDVAHISGSGNFPSGDASLHVDDDLLDENFIREQIAAVDAACEDAMRRQASCNSGGSSSKKMKKSKKDKNRSKEKKSSKADSGSATGSKKNKSIRASIEDIDAEEDEGGAWPGSCDSRVNPGGLSIVQVGGITTDDPAFEMIVSDDSYEEIPYATRRRQRLRESGLDGWKDETPSSLRNRIIKAALCTFLILFVIGLIIGLAIHFTGSSAKTIDSESSALANVNGYPAGGFPLQRAIRR; from the exons ATGGCGGAAGCGCTGCAGCAG gAGTGGCATGGCGGACCCATCTCGGAACGCCGACTCCGGGGAGTCAAGATCAACCCCATCTACCAAGAGAGCGACCGAAACGTCACCAACAAGGACAAGGACACCCAGTCAGAGAGTGCTCTTCCCATCGGAGAGATCCAGATCGAGATGTACGAGAGCCTCCCTCGCAACAAACAAAAGATCTTCAAGCAAAACTCCGCCCCTTCTCTCTGGACTCCAAGCACCACAGTGGATCGAGATTTTTCGAGATGGCGTGGGTTTTGCGACAAAAACGTTGAGCCACGGTCTAGCGGTGGTGCCCATGATGGCAACAACAGCCCAAGCTCCCTGGACAGAAAATCGCAGAAAtctcagaagaagaagaaccaTCCTGGGAGTGCCAGTAACATTCAGTGGTCATTTCTTGATAATCGATCGTCGCCGAGACATCGCGAACCTATATGGGATGCGTTCAAGAACgtagagaaaaaaatccccCCCAAGCTCCGCGAGGAGTCGCTGGAGGCGGTTGGGAATGACTTCCCAAGTGACGTCAAGCCTGTATCGGCCGACAGTGACATTAGCTTAGCCGACTGTGATGCGAGGTCAGCCACCATAGGGGAAACCCTCGACACTGCCAACGACGCTGACACCATCAGTGTTCTGTCAGAATACGGTGAGACTGAGCCGTCGGGAGACAACCCTTTGCCTTATAACCGTGACTCGTTCCGCCGAACACGCATCACCGCCTCGTCCTCCCTCGACCACGTCCTCCACTTCGTGATGGAAGACCCCAGTGGAACACGTCCTGCTCAGGGCCTGCATCCGGGGCTCACGTGCTGCTTCAGACACTTCTgtgcctacttcctgcctcatCAGTCCTTGCGTGGACAGACTGAGAAGATTGACTATGCTAGCgcaaagcttttaaaaaaattgtttgcccTGGAAAAAGTTGGGGTGCTTACCCTGAAAAATGGAACGAAGACTTCTCTAGATCATTCAGGCAGTGACTCACTGTTCAGTCGCTTGCACTTCAGTAGCGAGGACCTTCGCCTGCTATTTCCTTCTAGTTGGGACTTGAGGAAGTGTGTTTGCACAACCACATCAGATGCGTGTCATGCGCATGACAGTGATTTGCAGTGTCATTTTCACCACGACGTGTGCAGTGAGAGCTTCAGCAACAAAAAGATTGATATTGAACAAGGAAGGAACGGATTCCCTCGCGAGAAAGGTTTGTCCAAGAGCCGCCTGCAGTCCAGCACGCACTTACCCACTGAACTTAGCCACTTGCCCAACTCAGCATTGGTCACAGACGGGAAAAAGCAGAAGGACTTGAATGGTAATGACAGTACGccagaaggaaagaaggagaaCAGACCAGAAGCGAGGAGGTTCGGCTGTGACTACAGTGACCACCTACATGTACCTATCCCAGCATCATTTTTAGATGTTTCTTGCCATAAAGATACCACAGAGTGCCTTCACCATAGTTACGTCAACGAGACAGAAGAATACGTGAAACTAGCTGACAAGAATCAAAGAGAAACTGGAACCAAGCATACCTCGACTTGCAATATTCATCTACAAGAGACTTCTGGAGCTCATAGAACCAAAGTTGCTTATTTTCAGGATTCTATCTCCGAAAGTGATGATGACTCAATATTACAAACCACCACTGACATGAGCAAACGAGTGGCGGCCAGGACAGATGTCGAGGATTTTCTGGACAACAACAATTACTTGGAAGGAGTGGACATGTGCACGTCACCAGGGTGTGAGAGGTGTCGCGAGATGGAGACGGTGCAAGCTTTCCCAGGTACGTGTGGCAGCCGTAACGGAGAGCCCAAGCGAGACCAGCGGAAGATGCCACTGACCGTAACCCTCACTGAGGTGTGCCAAGAAACGTGCATTTTTCACAATCAGGCTTTATTCCAAAGTCTGGTGGACAGCAGCAAGCGAACGGACGAGCTCAGTAGCCTTGATGGCTCTGGGGACATGATGACGGCATCACTTTTGGCTGGTAAGCAGCAGCTCAGAGACTCGCCTTTTAGCCCCGGAGAGTTCAGCTCTAATACAGCACCGACACACAACGCGTCAGTTGTTCTACGG GCAGATGATCTAAACGCACCTGCCTACCTTCAGCGATACCTGGAGGAAGCTCAGAGCCAATACCTGGCAAACAAGGGCACCAGCGACGTCGCCCACATCAGTGGCTCTGGAAACTTCCCATCGGGCGACGCCAGCCTACACGTTGATGACGACCTTCTGGATGAGAATTTTATCAGAGAACAGATCGCCGCCGTTGACGCCGCATGTGAGGACGCCATGCGACGCCAGGCAAGTTGCAACAgcggcggcagcagcagcaagaagatgaagaagagcaagaaagacaaaaaccgGTCCAAGGAGAAGAAATCCTCAAAGGCAGACAGCGGTTCCGCCACAGGGTCCAAGAAAAACAAGTCTATCCGCGCCAGCATCGAGGACATCGACGCCGAGGAAGACGAGGGTGGCGCGTGGCCCGGAAGCTGTGACTCCAGGGTTAACCCCGGCGGTCTGAGCATCGTGCAGGTGGGCGGCATCACGACCGACGACCCGGCCTTCGAGATGATCGTCTCCGATGATTCTTACGAG GAAATCCCATACGCCACACGCAGACGCCAGCGCCTGCGGGAATCCGGCCTAGACGGCTGGAAGGACGAGACTCCCTCGTCACTGAGAAACCGCATCATAAAAGCTGCCCTCTGCACCTTCCTCATTCTCTTTGTCATCGGCCTCATCATCGGTCTTGCCATTCACTTTACTGGCTCCAGCGCCAAGACTATCGACTCGGAGAGTTCGGCGCTTGCCAATGTCAATGGCTACCCTGCTGGAGGGTTTCCTCTGCAAAGGGCAATACGCCGATGA
- the LOC112576927 gene encoding uncharacterized protein LOC112576927, protein MQRSKLLVVVLVFCTAMITALAQVEDNFGADPGCRDPWTTEWTRDQQDCAKVHFCVQGKRYWTIQCNDSRIWSNVGHACVEPMSQWDDCNQVMTTPAINDERCVNPSGMNPDPDNCAQFLACNNKTVVATMNCPENTLFSTRNNTCELSFLVAEECTSRNIPSHIVITTASPIIDKPCEGTSNGDVADSTHCGRFYKCNYGRVVARIKCPANSAFNAEKRKCDWRSAVDCGDRPVLQ, encoded by the exons GAGCAAACTTTTAGTCGTCGTCCTCGTCTTCTGCACTGCGATGATAACAGCACTGGCTCAGGTTGAAGACAACTTTGGTGCTGACCCTGGATGCCGTGACCCTTGGACAACAGAATGGACACGAGACCAGCAGGACTGCGCCAAGGTTCATTTTTGTGTCCAG GGCAAGCGATACTGGACGATACAGTGCAACGATTCGCGTATTTGGTCCAACGTGGGTCACGCATGCGTGGAGCCGATGTCACAGTGGGACGATTGCAACCAAGTCATGACGACACCAGCGATCA ATGACGAGCGATGCGTGAACCCTAGCGGCATGAACCCTGACCCCGACAACTGTGCGCAGTTCCTAGCCTGCAACAACAAGACAGTGGTGGCCACCATGAACTGCCCCGAGAACACCCTCTTCAGCACGCGAAACAACACGTGTGAACTCAGCTTCTTGGTGGCAGAGGAATGTACCAGCAGAAATATTCCCAGTCACATAGTCATCA CCACGGCCAGCCCCATCATCGACAAGCCGTGTGAGGGAACCAGTAACGGTGACGTGGCCGACTCCACCCACTGCGGCCGCTTCTACAAGTGCAACTACGGGCGAGTGGTTGCTCGTATCAAGTGTCCCGCCAACTCCGCCTTCAACGCCGAGAAACGCAAGTGTGACTGGCGCTCCGCAGTGGACTGTGGCGACCGACCGGTACttcagtaa